A part of Saccopteryx bilineata isolate mSacBil1 chromosome 8, mSacBil1_pri_phased_curated, whole genome shotgun sequence genomic DNA contains:
- the BCL6 gene encoding B-cell lymphoma 6 protein, with protein MASPADSCIQFTRHASDVLLNLNRLRSRDILTDVVIVVSREQFRAHKTVLMACSGLFYSIFTDQLKCNLSVINLDPEINPEGFCILLDFMYTSRLNLREGNIMAVMATAMYLQMEHVVDTCRKFIKASEAEMVPAIKPPREEFLNSRMLMPQDIMAYRGREVVENSLPLRNPPACESRAFAPSLYNGLSTPPASYPMYSHLPVSSFLFSDEELRDVRMPVANPFPKERALPCDSARPVPGEYSRLAMEIAPSVCHSNIYSPKEAAPEEARSDMHYSVAEGPKPAAPSARNAPYFPCDKAGKEEERPSSEDEIALHFEPPNAPLNRKGLVSPQSPQKSDCQPNSPTESCSSKNACILQASGSPPAKSPTDPKACNWKKYKFIVLNSLNQNAKPEGPEQTELGHLSPQAYTAPPPCQPPMEPESLDLQSPTKLSANGEDSTIPQASRLNNIVNRSLTGSPRSSGSESHSPLYLHPPKCTSCGSQSPQHAEMCLHTAGPTFPEEMGETQSEYSDSSCENGAFFCNECDCRFSEEASLKRHTLQTHSDKPYKCDRCQASFRYKGNLASHKTVHTGEKPYRCNICGAQFNRPANLKTHTRIHSGEKPYKCETCGARFVQVAHLRAHVLIHTGEKPYPCEICGTRFRHLQTLKSHLRIHTGEKPYHCEKCNLHFRHKSQLRLHLRQKHGAITNTKVQYRVSATDLPPELPKAC; from the exons ATGGCCTCGCCAGCTGACAGCTGTATCCAGTTCACCCGCCATGCCAGCGACGTTCTTCTCAACCTTAATCGCCTCCGGAGCCGTGACATCTTGACTGATGTTGTCATAGTGGTGAGCCGTGAGCAGTTTAGAGCCCATAAGACAGTCCTCATGGCCTGCAG CGGCCTGTTCTACAGCATCTTCACAGACCAGTTGAAATGCAACCTTAGTGTGATCAATCTCGATCCTGAGATCAACCCTGAGGGGTTCTGCATCCTCTTGGATTTCATGTACACATCTCGGCTCAATCTGAGGGAAGGCAACATTATGGCCGTGATGGCCACAGCTATGTACCTGCAGATGGAGCATGTCGTGGACACTTGCCGGAAGTTTATCAAGGCCAG TGAAGCAGAGATGGTTCCTGCCATCAAGCCTCCCCGTGAAGAATTCCTGAACAGCCGGATGCTGATGCCCCAAGACATCATGGCCTATCGGGGCCGTGAGGTGGTGGAGAACAGCCTGCCCCTGAGGAACCCCCCTGCGTGTGAGAGCAGAGCCTTTGCCCCCAGCCTGTACAATGGCCTGTCCACACCGCCAGCCTCTTACCCCATGTACAGCCACCTCCCCGTCAGCAGTTTCCTGTTCTCTGATGAGGAGCTGCGCGATGTCCGGATGCCCGTGGCCAACCCCTTCCCCAAGGAGCGGGCTCTCCCCTGCGACAGTGCCAGGCCAGTCCCTGGGGAGTATAGCCGGCTGGCCATGGAGATAGCACCCAGTGTGTGCCACAGCAACATTTATTCACCCAAGGAGGCAGCCCCAGAGGAGGCACGGAGTGACATGCACTACAGTGTGGCTGAGGGCCCCAAGCCAGCTGCCCCCTCTGCCCGGAATGCCCCATACTTCCCCTGTGATAAGGCTggcaaggaggaagagagacCCTCCTCAGAGGATGAAATTGCCCTGCACTTTGAGCCCCCCAATGCACCCCTCAACCGGAAGGGTCTGGTTAGTCCACAGAGCCCCCAGAAGTCTGACTGCCAGCCCAACTCGCCCACGGAGTCCTGTAGCAGCAAGAACGCCTGCATCCTGCAGGCCTCCGGCTCCCCTCCAGCCAAGAGTCCCACTGACCCCAAAGCCTGCAACTGGAAGAAATACAAGTTTATTGTGCTCAACAGCCTCAACCAGAATGCCAAACCAGAGGGGCCCGAGCAGACCGAGCTGGGCCACCTTTCTCCTCAAGCCTACACTGCCCCGCCGCCCTGCCAGCCACCCATGGAGCCCGAGAGCCTTGACCTCCAGTCCCCAACTAAGCTCAGTGCCAATGGGGAGGACTCCACCATCCCGCAGGCCAGCCGGCTCAACAACATCGTCAACAG GTCCTTGACGGGCTCCCCCCGCAGCAGCGGCAGCGAGAGCCACTCTCCGCTCTACCTGCACCCCCCCAAGTGCACGTCCTGCGGCTCTCAGTCCCCACAGCACGCGGAGATGTGCCTCCACACCGCTGGCCCCACGTTCCCAGAGGAGATGGGAGAGACCCAGTCTGAGTATTCGGATTCCAGCTGTG AGAACGGGGCCTTCTTCTGCAATGAGTGTGACTGCCGCTTCTCTGAGGAGGCCTCGCTCAAGAGGCACACGCTGCAGACCCACAGTGACAAACCCTACAAGTGTGACCGCTGCCAGGCCTCCTTCCGCTACAAGGGCAACCTCGCCAGCCACAAGACCGTCCACACGG GTGAGAAACCGTATCGTTGTAACATCTGTGGGGCCCAGTTCAACCGGCCGGCGAACCTGAAAACACATACTCGAATTCACTCTGGAGAGAAGCCCTACAAATGCGAGACCTGCGGGGCCCGATTCGTGCAG GTGGCCCACCTCCGTGCCCACGTGCTCATCCACACTGGCGAGAAGCCCTATCCGTGTGAAATCTGTGGCACCCGCTTCCGGCACCTTCAGACTCTGAAGAGCCACCTGCGAATCCACACGGGAGAGAAACCTTACCAT